Proteins from one Mycobacterium sp. EPa45 genomic window:
- a CDS encoding SDR family oxidoreductase produces the protein MTTMRYVDSTDGTRLAVYEEGNPDGPPVVLVHGWPDSHVLWDGVVPLLTDKFRVIRYDSRSAGASKGPKSFSKYTMADFADDFAAIVAEVSPGQPVHVLGHDWGSIGFWEYLRRPDAGDRVASFTSVSGPSLHHLMRYIRDGLKRPYRPKLFGHALAQLLHLTYTLPLSVPVLAPATLRLTAGVLRAGITLGIPKDLQHHGGTFAADAANGAKIYRANALPALIRTPEELHVDVPVQLIVNLNDPYVRPYLYEETPRWVPRLWRRELRAGHWSPFSHPQVLAAAVSELADYLDGKPASRALLRAEVGRPRKDFSDTLVSVTGAGSGIGRETALAFAAEGAELVISDIDEASLKETAAKIGTRGGVAHTYVLDVSDADAVERFADEVCAAHGVPDIVVNNAGIGVAGAFLDTPAEQFDRVLDVNLGGVVNGCRAFARRLVERGTGGHIVNVASMAAYSPLKGLNAYCTSKAAVYMFSDCLRAELSTAGIGLTTICPGIIDTNIVSTTPLIAPSAKRAAVKTRRAQLETMFQRRGYGPDKVAKAIVSAVKKDKPIRPVTPEAYLLYGTSKVLPQGMRSIARTGVV, from the coding sequence ATGACGACCATGCGCTATGTCGACAGCACCGACGGCACCCGGCTTGCGGTCTACGAGGAAGGCAACCCAGACGGCCCGCCCGTCGTCCTGGTCCACGGCTGGCCCGACTCGCATGTGCTGTGGGACGGCGTGGTGCCGCTGCTGACCGACAAGTTTCGCGTCATCCGCTACGACAGCCGCAGCGCCGGCGCGTCCAAGGGGCCGAAGTCATTCTCGAAGTACACGATGGCCGATTTCGCCGATGACTTCGCCGCCATCGTCGCCGAAGTGAGCCCCGGCCAGCCGGTGCACGTCCTGGGACACGACTGGGGGTCGATCGGCTTCTGGGAGTACCTGCGCCGGCCGGACGCCGGCGACCGGGTCGCGTCGTTCACCTCGGTGTCAGGGCCGAGCCTGCACCATCTGATGCGCTACATCCGCGACGGACTGAAAAGGCCATACCGGCCGAAGCTGTTCGGCCATGCGCTCGCTCAACTGCTGCATCTCACTTACACCCTGCCGCTGTCGGTTCCGGTGCTGGCGCCCGCGACGCTGCGGCTGACCGCCGGAGTCCTGCGCGCCGGAATCACCCTCGGGATCCCCAAGGATCTCCAACACCACGGCGGCACATTCGCCGCCGATGCCGCCAACGGTGCAAAGATATACCGCGCCAACGCATTACCCGCGCTGATCCGCACGCCGGAGGAACTTCACGTTGACGTCCCGGTGCAGCTGATCGTCAACCTGAACGATCCTTACGTGCGGCCGTACCTGTACGAGGAGACGCCGCGCTGGGTGCCCAGGTTGTGGCGCCGGGAATTGCGCGCCGGGCACTGGTCTCCGTTCTCCCATCCGCAGGTACTGGCGGCAGCGGTCAGCGAACTGGCCGACTATCTGGACGGTAAGCCGGCCAGCCGCGCACTGCTGCGGGCCGAGGTCGGCCGCCCGCGAAAGGACTTCAGCGACACACTGGTGTCGGTCACCGGCGCGGGCAGCGGCATCGGCCGGGAGACGGCGCTGGCGTTCGCCGCCGAGGGCGCCGAACTGGTGATCAGCGATATCGACGAGGCGAGCCTGAAGGAGACTGCGGCCAAGATCGGCACGCGCGGCGGCGTCGCACACACCTATGTGCTCGACGTCTCCGACGCCGACGCCGTGGAGCGGTTCGCCGATGAGGTGTGCGCCGCCCACGGTGTGCCGGACATCGTCGTCAACAATGCCGGCATCGGTGTGGCCGGCGCCTTCTTGGACACTCCCGCAGAACAATTCGACCGGGTGCTGGACGTCAACCTCGGCGGCGTGGTGAACGGCTGCCGGGCATTCGCACGCCGTCTCGTCGAGCGCGGCACCGGCGGCCACATCGTCAACGTGGCGTCGATGGCCGCCTACTCGCCGCTGAAAGGGCTCAACGCCTACTGCACGTCCAAGGCGGCGGTGTACATGTTCTCCGACTGCTTACGGGCCGAATTATCTACTGCCGGAATCGGATTGACCACGATCTGCCCTGGAATCATCGACACCAACATTGTGTCCACCACCCCGCTGATCGCGCCGTCGGCCAAGCGTGCCGCCGTCAAGACCCGCCGCGCGCAGCTCGAGACGATGTTCCAACGGCGCGGCTACGGTCCGGACAAGGTGGCCAAGGCGATCGTGTCCGCGGTGAAGAAGGACAAGCCGATCCGGCCGGTCACGCCCGAGGCGTACCTGCTCTACGGGACATCCAAGGTCCTGCCGCAGGGGATGCGCAGCATCGCCCGAACCGGCGTGGTCTAG
- the sucB gene encoding 2-oxoglutarate dehydrogenase, E2 component, dihydrolipoamide succinyltransferase: MAVSVQMPALGESVTEGTVTRWLKQEGDTVEVDEPLLEVSTDKVDTEIPSPASGVLTKIVAQEDDTVEVGGELAVIGEAGEESESSSAPAEEEKPAEEPAAQTETASEETEAEPEPEPEPEPEPEPEQSSGSSQSSGSATPVVMPELGESVTEGTVTRWLKKVGDSVEVDEPLVEVSTDKVDTEIPSPVAGTLLSITAEEDDTVAVGGELAKIGDAGAETKPEPKPEPKPEPKSEPEPEPEPEPEPKTESKPEPKPEPKPEPKPEPKQAPAPAAAEDGEAGDGSPYVTPLVRKLAVENGIDLAGVKGTGVGGRIRKQDVLAAADAKKSKSEPPAEAPAKAPAAAAAQADADTSSSPLSHLRGTTQKANRIRQITAKKTRESLQTTAQLTQTHEVDMTKIVALRAKAKTTFAEQEGVNLTYLPFIARAVIDALKAHPNINASYNEDTKEITYYDAENLGFAVDTEQGLLSPVVHNAGDLSLAGLARAIHDIADRARSGNLKPDELSGGTFTITNIGSQGALFDTPILVPPQAAMLGTGAIVKRPRVIVDDLGNESIGVRSICYLPLTYDHRLIDGADAGRFLTTVKRRLEEGAFEADLGL, encoded by the coding sequence ATGGCCGTCTCCGTCCAGATGCCGGCACTCGGTGAGAGCGTCACCGAGGGGACCGTCACCCGGTGGCTCAAGCAAGAGGGCGACACCGTCGAGGTCGACGAGCCTCTGCTCGAGGTGTCGACCGACAAGGTCGACACGGAGATCCCCTCGCCCGCGTCGGGTGTGCTGACGAAGATCGTTGCCCAGGAGGACGACACCGTCGAGGTCGGTGGCGAGCTCGCGGTGATCGGCGAGGCCGGCGAGGAGTCGGAGTCCTCCTCCGCCCCCGCCGAGGAGGAGAAGCCGGCCGAGGAGCCTGCGGCCCAGACCGAGACAGCCAGCGAAGAGACCGAAGCCGAGCCGGAACCCGAACCCGAACCCGAACCCGAACCCGAACCTGAGCAGTCCTCGGGGTCCTCGCAGTCGTCGGGGTCGGCGACGCCGGTGGTGATGCCCGAACTCGGCGAGTCGGTCACCGAAGGCACCGTGACTCGCTGGCTGAAGAAGGTCGGCGACTCCGTCGAGGTCGACGAGCCGCTGGTCGAGGTGTCCACCGACAAGGTCGACACCGAGATCCCCTCGCCGGTGGCGGGGACGCTGCTGTCCATCACCGCCGAGGAGGACGACACCGTCGCGGTCGGTGGCGAGCTGGCCAAGATCGGCGACGCCGGCGCCGAGACGAAACCGGAACCCAAACCGGAACCCAAGCCCGAGCCGAAATCGGAACCGGAGCCCGAGCCCGAGCCCGAACCGGAACCCAAGACCGAATCGAAGCCCGAACCCAAACCGGAGCCCAAGCCCGAGCCCAAGCCGGAACCCAAGCAGGCGCCCGCCCCGGCCGCAGCCGAGGACGGCGAGGCAGGAGACGGCAGCCCTTACGTCACGCCCCTGGTGCGAAAGCTAGCCGTCGAGAACGGGATTGACCTCGCCGGTGTCAAGGGCACCGGCGTCGGCGGACGCATCCGCAAGCAGGATGTGTTGGCCGCCGCGGACGCCAAGAAGTCGAAGTCCGAGCCGCCCGCTGAGGCTCCCGCCAAGGCGCCGGCAGCGGCCGCGGCGCAGGCTGACGCCGACACCAGCTCGTCGCCGTTGTCACACCTGCGCGGCACCACGCAGAAGGCCAACCGGATCCGCCAGATCACAGCCAAGAAGACCCGCGAATCGCTGCAGACCACCGCGCAGCTGACGCAGACCCACGAGGTCGACATGACCAAGATCGTGGCGCTGCGGGCCAAGGCGAAGACCACCTTCGCCGAGCAGGAAGGGGTCAATCTGACCTACCTGCCGTTCATCGCCCGCGCGGTCATCGATGCACTCAAGGCGCATCCGAACATCAACGCCAGCTACAACGAGGACACCAAAGAAATCACCTACTACGACGCCGAGAACCTCGGCTTCGCGGTGGACACCGAGCAGGGCCTGCTCTCGCCGGTGGTGCACAACGCCGGGGACCTGTCGCTGGCCGGGCTCGCGCGCGCCATTCACGACATCGCCGACCGGGCCCGCAGCGGAAACCTCAAACCCGATGAGCTCTCCGGTGGCACGTTCACGATCACAAACATCGGCAGCCAGGGTGCGCTGTTCGACACCCCCATCCTGGTGCCGCCGCAGGCCGCGATGCTGGGTACCGGCGCGATCGTCAAGCGTCCCCGGGTCATCGTCGACGACTTAGGCAATGAGTCGATCGGCGTGCGATCCATCTGCTACCTGCCGCTCACCTACGATCACCGACTGATCGACGGCGCGGATGCCGGCCGATTCCTGACCACCGTCAAGCGGCGTCTCGAAGAAGGGGCATTCGAGGCCGACCTGGGCTTGTGA
- a CDS encoding TIGR01777 family oxidoreductase, translated as MGQPVVAIAGSSGLIGSALVSALRAADHPVLRIVRRAPANGDELHWNPDSGEFDPSGLEGVDAVINLCGVGVGDKRWSGSFKQSLRDSRIGPTEVIAAAVADAGVPTLINASAVGYYGDTGGRVVDETAPAGGGFLSRLCLDWEAAALAAEDAGARVVLARTGLVLSPGGGVLSRLRPLFSLGLGARLGNGRQYMPWISLEDEIRALLFAINNSDLSGPVNFTGPAPVTNSEFTAALGRALNRPTLLQVPGFALRTLLGEFAEEGLLDGQRAIPAALERAGFVFHHNTIGEALAYATTSAQG; from the coding sequence ATGGGCCAACCTGTAGTCGCGATCGCCGGTTCGTCGGGTCTCATCGGCTCTGCGCTGGTGTCAGCGCTGCGCGCTGCCGATCATCCGGTGCTGCGCATCGTGCGCCGCGCGCCGGCCAACGGCGACGAGCTGCACTGGAATCCCGACAGCGGTGAGTTCGATCCTTCCGGGCTGGAGGGCGTCGACGCGGTCATCAACCTGTGCGGCGTCGGCGTCGGCGACAAACGGTGGTCCGGTTCCTTCAAACAGAGCCTGCGCGACAGCCGCATCGGACCGACCGAGGTGATCGCGGCGGCGGTCGCCGACGCCGGGGTGCCCACGCTGATCAATGCCAGCGCGGTGGGCTACTACGGCGATACCGGCGGACGCGTCGTCGATGAAACCGCCCCTGCGGGAGGCGGATTCCTGTCCCGGCTCTGCCTGGACTGGGAAGCCGCGGCGTTGGCCGCCGAAGACGCCGGCGCCCGCGTGGTGCTGGCCCGCACGGGTCTGGTGCTCTCCCCCGGCGGCGGCGTGCTTTCCCGGCTGCGGCCGCTGTTCAGCCTCGGCCTGGGCGCCCGCCTCGGCAACGGCAGGCAGTACATGCCGTGGATCAGCCTCGAGGACGAGATCCGTGCGCTGCTGTTCGCCATCAACAACAGCGACCTGTCGGGGCCGGTGAACTTCACCGGACCGGCACCGGTGACCAATTCGGAGTTCACCGCCGCGCTGGGCCGGGCGTTGAATCGGCCGACCCTCCTGCAGGTGCCCGGGTTCGCGCTGCGCACCCTGCTCGGCGAGTTCGCCGAGGAGGGGCTGCTCGACGGTCAGCGGGCGATTCCCGCCGCGTTGGAGCGGGCCGGGTTCGTCTTCCACCACAACACCATCGGCGAGGCACTGGCCTACGCCACAACGTCCGCTCAGGGGTAG
- the lipB gene encoding lipoyl(octanoyl) transferase LipB has protein sequence MRESIRSSSAGIQVRQLETVDYLDGWQLQRELADARIAGGPDTLLLLEHPAVYTAGKRTEAHERPMDGTPVVDTDRGGKITWHGPGQLVGYPVIGLVEPLDVVNYVRRLEESLISVCADYGLDTGRVAGRSGVWLPAEGVRPARKIAAVGIRVARGTTLHGFALNCDCDLSAYSAIVPCGITDAGVTSLTAELGRHVGVDDVRGQVAEAVCDALDGRLPVRLKA, from the coding sequence GTGCGGGAATCCATCCGGTCGAGCTCAGCGGGCATACAGGTGCGCCAGCTGGAGACCGTCGACTACCTGGATGGCTGGCAGCTGCAGCGTGAACTTGCCGACGCCCGGATCGCCGGCGGACCCGACACCCTGCTGTTGCTCGAACACCCTGCGGTCTACACCGCCGGTAAGCGCACCGAAGCCCATGAACGGCCGATGGACGGCACGCCCGTCGTCGACACCGATCGCGGCGGCAAGATCACCTGGCATGGCCCCGGGCAGCTGGTCGGGTATCCCGTGATCGGGCTGGTCGAGCCGCTTGATGTAGTGAATTACGTTCGGCGTCTTGAAGAATCGCTGATCTCGGTGTGCGCGGACTACGGCCTGGATACCGGCCGGGTGGCGGGCCGCTCCGGCGTCTGGCTCCCCGCTGAGGGTGTGCGCCCGGCCCGTAAGATCGCCGCGGTCGGCATCCGGGTGGCTCGCGGAACCACGCTGCATGGCTTTGCCCTGAACTGCGACTGCGATCTGAGCGCGTACTCGGCGATCGTGCCGTGCGGAATCACGGATGCCGGCGTGACTTCGCTGACGGCTGAACTGGGCCGCCACGTCGGCGTCGACGATGTCCGCGGCCAGGTCGCCGAGGCGGTGTGTGACGCCCTCGACGGCCGCCTGCCCGTAAGGTTGAAGGCGTGA
- the lipA gene encoding lipoyl synthase, translating to MTVPAQSNVTGPAAPAGRKLLRLEVRNAETPIERKPPWIKTRARMGPEYTALKSLVRREGLHTVCEEAGCPNIFECWEDREATFLIGGEQCTRRCDFCQIDTGKPAELDRDEPRRVAESVAAMGLRYATVTGVARDDLPDGGAWLYAETVRAIKELNPATGVELLAPDFNGEPALLGEVFAARPEVFAHNVETVPRIFKRIRPAFRYQRSLDVLTAARAAGLVTKSNLILGMGETIDEVHTALADLHGAGCDIVTITQYLRPSVRHHPVERWVKPEEFVALGEYAEGLGFAGVLSGPLVRSSYRAGRLYQQAVAASR from the coding sequence GTGACAGTCCCTGCCCAGTCCAATGTCACCGGCCCGGCGGCTCCGGCCGGCCGCAAGCTGCTGCGCCTGGAGGTCCGCAATGCCGAGACCCCGATCGAGCGCAAGCCGCCGTGGATCAAGACCCGCGCGCGCATGGGTCCGGAGTACACCGCGCTGAAAAGCCTGGTGCGCCGTGAGGGGCTGCATACGGTGTGTGAGGAAGCGGGCTGTCCCAACATCTTCGAGTGCTGGGAAGACCGGGAGGCGACGTTCCTGATCGGTGGTGAGCAGTGCACTCGGCGCTGTGACTTCTGTCAGATTGACACCGGCAAGCCCGCTGAACTGGATCGCGACGAGCCGCGCCGGGTGGCCGAGAGCGTGGCCGCGATGGGGCTGCGCTACGCGACGGTGACCGGGGTGGCGCGCGACGACCTGCCCGACGGTGGGGCGTGGCTCTACGCCGAGACGGTCCGCGCCATCAAGGAACTGAACCCGGCCACCGGCGTCGAGCTGCTGGCCCCGGACTTCAACGGCGAGCCCGCCCTCCTCGGCGAGGTCTTCGCGGCGCGGCCAGAAGTGTTCGCGCACAACGTCGAAACGGTGCCGCGGATCTTCAAGCGAATCCGTCCGGCATTCCGCTACCAGCGCAGCCTCGATGTGCTGACCGCCGCCCGCGCGGCCGGGCTGGTCACCAAGAGCAACCTGATCCTGGGTATGGGCGAGACCATCGACGAGGTGCACACCGCGTTGGCCGATCTGCACGGCGCCGGCTGCGACATCGTCACGATCACCCAATACCTGCGGCCGTCGGTGCGTCATCACCCGGTGGAGCGCTGGGTCAAGCCGGAGGAATTCGTCGCGCTCGGCGAATACGCCGAGGGGCTGGGTTTCGCCGGGGTGCTGTCTGGGCCGTTGGTCCGGTCCTCCTACCGCGCCGGCCGGCTGTATCAACAGGCCGTCGCGGCATCGCGGTGA
- a CDS encoding DUF4191 domain-containing protein, which yields MAKTRSAAENKAAKAEAKAASKAAAKQRRSQLWQAFQMQRKEDKRLLPYMIGAFVLIVGASVVAGVFAGGITMYMLIVLGVLLGALVAFIIFGRRAQKSVFRKAEGQTGAAAWALDNLRGKWRVTPGVAATGHFDAVHRVIGRPGVIFVAEGSSARVRPLLAQEKKRTARLIGDVPIYDVIVGNGEGEVPLSKLERHLTKLPANITVKQMDSLESKLGALGSRVGPAAMPKGPMPAQAKMKGVQRTVRRR from the coding sequence ATGGCGAAAACCCGTAGCGCCGCCGAGAACAAGGCGGCCAAGGCCGAGGCGAAAGCCGCCAGCAAGGCCGCAGCCAAGCAGCGCCGCAGCCAGCTGTGGCAGGCGTTCCAGATGCAGCGCAAAGAAGACAAGCGGCTGCTCCCCTACATGATCGGTGCGTTCGTGCTGATCGTGGGAGCGTCGGTGGTGGCCGGGGTCTTCGCCGGCGGGATCACGATGTACATGCTGATCGTGCTGGGCGTCCTGCTCGGCGCGCTGGTGGCGTTCATCATCTTCGGGCGGCGCGCACAGAAGTCGGTGTTCCGGAAAGCGGAGGGCCAGACCGGCGCGGCGGCGTGGGCGCTGGACAATCTGCGGGGCAAGTGGCGGGTGACCCCGGGGGTTGCGGCCACCGGGCACTTCGACGCCGTGCACCGGGTGATCGGACGGCCCGGCGTGATCTTCGTCGCCGAGGGCTCGTCCGCGCGGGTCCGGCCGCTGCTGGCGCAGGAGAAGAAGCGCACCGCCCGTCTGATCGGTGACGTCCCGATCTACGACGTGATCGTCGGCAATGGCGAGGGCGAGGTGCCGCTGTCGAAGCTCGAGCGGCATCTGACGAAGCTGCCGGCCAACATAACGGTCAAGCAGATGGACTCGCTTGAATCCAAGCTGGGTGCCCTGGGCTCTCGAGTGGGCCCCGCCGCGATGCCCAAGGGCCCGATGCCCGCGCAGGCCAAGATGAAGGGCGTGCAACGCACGGTGCGCAGGCGCTAA